Proteins co-encoded in one Theileria equi strain WA chromosome 3, complete sequence genomic window:
- a CDS encoding hypothetical protein (encoded by transcript BEWA_004540A), which yields MLSMRRLFSGHPFSIFCAINIILATPKQFIYEFTGTDCIAPQFYFGPCDTKLHFDGMSLEEKSEVSKKCELEWNTVDFSMDSLMDWNATCPLGYDEVNGECVIKKGYNGMCPFNMTFKNKSEKMEMAKKCNLWWPLKVNNQEHLKAKCPFGWEFDVNTNLCLAPPSYDGPCQLRIDFSGYSEFAKGIWSVICGADFLILDEEKEPKETQKYSDVMYADGPIEPQFKIVKKRKASLDNPSVSLMNKQLSALLKLRNKKNDEHFTSTLEYSIKKLEGKIREKQMIKAPSFLQLESETCTRDPESCPYNWDTLPNACVAPSGYRRLFRGCFSTIKKGQEVSEHCRVSYPCKSCQEDFTRQPCPLGWKFVKEVDGDMIRTICKAPIGLKGYRHTECGSKVDFTNISPSYKRHWTFVCGAKFPCMDEFPNSRCVENYFGPCPSEWTSEDSVCHAPEHYKGGCETSIPFASLSTPEVKQAFSIRCNAPWPCVDNCEKDYSGACPKDWTLDGNSCTVNGHDRGLCEGRIEIPSLETWSEGCKQETEFRCKVYWPCKNIA from the exons atGTTGAGTATGCgtagactcttctctggacatccattctccattttttgcGCGATCAACATCATACTTGCCACACCAAAACAATTCATATACGAATTTACAGGAACTGATTGCATAGCTCCACAATTTTACTTCGGACCATGTGATACAAAACTCCATTTTGATGGTATGTCGCTCGAGGAAAAATCTGAAGTTAGCAAAAAATGTGAACTTGAGTGGAACACTGTCGATTTTAGCATGGATAGTTTAATGGATTGGAACGCAACATGTCCACTCGGATACGATGAGGTTAATGGAGAATGTGTGATTAAAAAAGGCTACAATGGCATGTGTCCATTCAACATGACCTTTAAAAACAAGTCTgagaaaatggaaatggCAAAGAAATGTAACTTGTGGTGGCCTCTAAAGGTTAATAATCAAGAACATTTAAAGGCAAAATGTCCGTTTGGCTGGGAATTCGATGTAAATACTAATTTATGTCTTGCACCTCCGAGCTACGATGGACCTTGTCAATTGCGTATAGATTTTTCTGGATATTCTGAATTCGCCAAGGGCATCTGGTCCGTGATTTGCGGTGCAGATTTCCTTATCTTGGATGAGGAAAAGGAGCCAAAAGAAACCCAAAAGTACTCCGATGTAATGTATGCTGATGGACCAATTGAACCACAATTCAAGATTGTCAAAAAACGCAAAGCGAGCTTAGATAATCCATCTGTATCTCTAATGAACAAGCAATTAAGTGCGTTATTAAAATTGAGGAATAAAAAGAATGACGAACATTTTACAAGCACACTAGAG TACTCCATAAAGAAACTAGAGGGGAAAATACGGGAGAAACAGATGATTAAAGCCCCTAGTTTTCTGCAACTGGAATCAGAAACGTGTACAAGGGATCCAGAATCTTGCCCATACAACTGGGATACACTTCCAAATGCATGTGTAGCTCCAAGTGGTTACAGAAGACTCTTTAGAGGGTGTTTTAGTACCATTAAAAAAGGACAAGAAGTCAGTGAACACTGCCGAGTGTCATATCCCTGCAAAAGTTGCCAAGAAGATTTTACCAGACAACCATGCCCCCTCGGTTGGAAATTTGTAAAGGAGGTCGATGGAGACATGATACGAACAATTTGCAAGGCTCCAATAGGTCTAAAAGGCTACAGACACACGGAGTGTGGTAGTAAGGTCGATTTTACCAACATTTCTCCATCGTACAAGCGCCACTGGACCTTTGTTTGCGGAGCTAAATTCCCATGCATGGATGAGTTTCCAAATTCACGATGCGTGGAAAACTATTTTGGACCCTGTCCATCAGAATGGACCTCTGAAGATTCTGTGTGTCATGCACCTGAGCATTACAAGGGAGGCTGTGAAACTAGTATACCATTTGCCTCGCTATCTACGCCGGAAGTCAAACAGGCGTTCAGCATTAGATGCAATGCTCCCTGGCCATGTGTGGACAATTGTGAAAAGGACTATTCTGGA GCTTGTCCCAAGGATTGGACCCTTGACGGAAACTCATGTACAGTAAATGGTCACGACAGGGGACTCTGCGAAGGTAGGATCGAGATTCCATCTCTTGAAACCTGGAGCGAAGGATGCAAGCAGGAAACAGAGTTTAGGTGCAAAGTATATTGGCCCTGCAAAAATATCGCATAG
- a CDS encoding hypothetical protein (encoded by transcript BEWA_004550A) yields MFFGLLLISCLFSSTCLVFKPCNVYNSAARSEIPHQDYIKINFSSQQELIGTKLREEGLTGALLKGCTDAKERSGLIKRIIDRINAIYRQQGYINSSVKEYRLTDAGKLEIDCSENAIPKSNFRFYIKDPRFGQCVDIKPENIIKKSSSCLPFGRFTQIESDYLAQKLFRGQELIKLDPVIFECIKKTRLYKDLEYVIHKKSDGNVHCDVFCQGFGQTKAIIPALSLSLEREILLNLAYRDANFMDSKSVFRASCRVNLPKLLEYDHALQLQFLSDVVDSALWDRESIDCSLVTVSADSNLAKVMDTGISVALMKRLKGVEFVASGGVDPKTLSVSAGVSKRCQIGHFKTLASLSHSHGKKEGEKTESDKFRIEQRAALNIGKNCRVNAKYIATNKLSHGDFRGKVEGNKRCFIASHELQTQLFKFKISPFAGVFCDMLLEENLDTNISAGIKVTCLNLTLSLPILYILPKGHFKFPKLSKLFKHSVFQLEKSL; encoded by the coding sequence ATGTTCTTTGGCCTCTTGTTGATTTCGTGTCTATTCTCATCCACTTGTCTTGTCTTTAAGCCCTGCAACGTCTACAACTCCGCCGCCAGGAGTGAGATTCCACACCAAGACTACATCAAAATCAACTTTTCTTCACAACAGGAGCTCATAGGGACAAAACTAAGAGAGGAAGGCTTGACCGGAGCGCTTTTAAAGGGATGCACGGACGCCAAGGAACGGAGTGGACTCATAAAGAGAATAATCGACCGTATCAACGCCATATACAGACAACAAGGCTACATTAACAGCTCTGTGAAAGAGTACAGACTCACAGATGCCGGGAAGTTGGAGATTGACTGCTCAGAGAATGCCATTCCAAAGTCCAACTTTAGATTCTACATCAAGGACCCGAGATTCGGCCAATGTGTTGACATTAAGCCGGAAAACATCATCAAGAAGTCGAGCTCTTGTCTTCCCTTTGGGAGATTCACGCAAATAGAGAGCGATTACCTGGCCCAGAAGCTCTTTAGAGGCCAGGAACTCATCAAGCTGGACCCCGTGATATTCGAGTGCATTAAAAAAACTCGCCTCTACAAGGATTTGGAGTATGTAATACACAAGAAGAGCGATGGAAACGTCCATTGTGACGTGTTTTGCCAAGGCTTTGGCCAGACAAAGGCTATCATTCCTGCTCTCTCCTTGTCGCTGGAAAGGGAAATCCTCCTAAATTTAGCCTACAGAGATGCCAATTTTATGGACAGCAAGTCTGTGTTCCGTGCATCCTGCAGGGTGAACTTgccaaaacttttggaatatgACCATGCACTGCAGCTCCAGTTTTTGTCAGATGTGGTTGATTCGGCACTTTGGGACCGTGAATCCATCGATTGCTCACTAGTAACAGTTTCTGCAGACTCTAACCTTGCAAAGGTTATGGATACAGGTATTTCCGTAGCACTAATGAAGAGGTTGAAGGGAGTAGAGTTTGTGGCGTCTGGAGGAGTTGACCCCAAGACTCTTTCAGTATCCGCAGGAGTATCTAAACGCTGCCAAATCGGGCATTTCAAAACATTGGCTTCTCTTTCTCACAGCCATGGTAAAAAAGAAGGTGAAAAGACGGAGTCAGACAAGTTCAGGATTGAACAGAGAGCAGCTCTAAATATCGGAAAGAATTGCAGAGTGAATGCAAAATACATCGCAACAAACAAACTGTCTCATGGAGACTTTAGGGGAAAGGTAGAAGGGAATAAAAGGTGTTTTATAGCCTCCCATGAACTGCAGACGcaacttttcaaatttaaaatctcTCCCTTTGCAGGGGTTTTTTGCGACATGCTACTAGAGGAAAACCTTGACACAAACATCTCTGCGGGAATAAAAGTCACATGTTTAAATCTGACACTTTCACTGCCaatcctttacattttacCAAAGggacattttaaattccCAAAGCTTTCAAAGCTCTTTAAACACAGTGTTTTCCAATTGGAAAAAAGTCTTTAA
- a CDS encoding hypothetical protein (encoded by transcript BEWA_004560A), which yields MESLSYVQLYLNREIVALVGAKNSQDECKSLDSIRTALESFKIPENGRDNRNRQTLKEFLGNLERVLQLFCTRILRLKDSQSQEVICLYLSLISVLLDLLGSRPLGDPVCMVVIHSWKVLFCGESGLDTQPEVVIKGEHALKELLNLICIALERYKCGPRISDLIYILLEIFKYTGSRAFASRIITLLTNIPDGTCIDQVYPGLVSRVTSKLSDLNESTFSEAIKCQTVWICRVLEAKEAKVGDVHRIKMPGSSTSGSEQGDETLEKTEKLISHIVTKYRDKDAVTNVLCTSCMNFEVLDRETRLVIAKPVIKACASDESVRNAVKNSTFSFKLIMRDVVTKSVNEMEEDALQVYRGYLSIKDEIPCDIDFYIMLKFFLNNMTGKMTDVNEVSTFNHKNLIDSLDFDHSVPSESVPALSTGEFTAVTIMHFDKLPFDTKVNSFYNVVSLFSSKKQDLTNLSKSLELLCIIVSSILNPFSASLDDENTSDVAEEITSILQDFKDIFLKDGMFKVLAKSDDVELNNVVKFRIISLFRLVIANSTGPFLTHRDVTSILCSIMPEYNSDFVKISQASGELLRAMNAYFLRFLIPKGTRIGTTETLSLCNGTGSEGIRPLLSYYTNNILTRVMDSLENHRAAMDIIYILTSFENTNFNPKLLFDLVVALCKHFDYVQLIQKAETKSITLSHFYSFNYILCFIKKYGISYQIERDVDQKMSKNASQKEADDIIETGEGDVVLSIVTLIITRVRYHIIHLDHLGYSGLLALYRCLILLLSNQYILGIRVHEVWDCLSHSFEMNARNFRNVSIILDIFVFLATHLYDFLERRLVFILHLQCIRTLEIVEQLEEMVLADPQIVTDADEVNGTIRFKCYSKILQLTEIISSHVENRAMFAKIAVIALKMSSQKTCKSLTARVVTIFNHLSRKNPTLIRRLVLEFGKGKAMNRAFIKFALKRDFCSAIPILRIEPQVSTSEWEPRLILRLEPHTGAKSV from the coding sequence ATGGAATCTCTCTCTTATGTGCAGCTCTACCTCAATAGGGAGATCGTCGCCCTTGTTGGAGCTAAAAACAGCCAAGATGAGTGCAAAAGCCTTGATTCCATACGAACAGCTTTGGAATCTTTCAAGATTCCGGAAAATGGGCGCGATAATCGAAATAGACAGACGTTGAAGGAGTTTTTGGGTAATTTGGAACGAGTTTTGCAGCTTTTTTGCACTCGAATCCTCAGATTGAAGGATTCGCAGTCACAAGAGGTCATTTGTTTGTACTTGTCACTCATTTCGGTTCTTCTGGACCTCCTTGGCTCTAGGCCACTTGGGGACCCTGTGTGTATGGTCGTCATTCACAGCTGGAAGGTCCTTTTTTGCGGTGAATCTGGACTTGATACACAGCCTGAGGTTGTGATTAAGGGAGAACATGCGTTAAAGGAGCTTTTGAACCTCATTTGTATCGCTCTGGAAAGGTACAAATGTGGTCCTCGTATATCAGATTTGATCTACattcttctggagattttCAAGTATACAGGAAGCAGGGCGTTTGCTTCAAGGATAATTACTCTGTTGACCAACATTCCAGATGGCACATGCATTGACCAAGTCTACCCAGGCCTGGTCTCCAGAGTGACTTCTAAGCTCTCTGACTTGAATGAATCCACATTTTCTGAAGCTATAAAATGTCAAACTGTTTGGATATGTCGCGTCCTTGAAGCTAAAGAGGCTAAAGTTGGAGATGTGCATAGAATAAAGATGCCAGGTTCTAGCACAAGTGGTTCGGAACAAGGGGATGAAACGCTGGAAAAAACAGAAAAACTGATATCTCACATTGTGACAAAGTATAGGGACAAAGATGCCGTCACAAATGTGCTCTGTACAAGCTGCATGAATTTTGAAGTTCTTGACAGAGAAACGAGACTGGTGATTGCCAAACCGGTGATAAAGGCCTGTGCGTCCGATGAATCTGTCAGGAATGCAGTAAAGAATTCAACGTTTTCGTTTAAACTGATTATGAGAGATGTGGTAACCAAGAGCGTGAACGAGATGGAAGAGGATGCTCTGCAGGTCTACAGGGGTTATCTCTCGATAAAGGACGAGATTCCATGCGACATTGACTTTTATATTATGCTAAAGTTCTTTTTGAACAACATGACTGGTAAGATGACGGATGTTAATGAAGTTTCCACGTTCAATCACAAAAATTTAATCGACAGCCTCGACTTTGATCACTCGGTTCCCTCAGAATCGGTACCAGCGCTTTCAACCGGAGAGTTTACGGCAGTCACAATTATGCACTTTGATAAGCTGCCATTTGATACAAAAGTGAATTCCTTCTACAATGTAGTTTCACTCTTTTCATCTAAAAAGCAGGATCTTACAAACCTCTCAAAGTCGCTGGAACTGCTCTGCATCATTGTATCCTCCATACTTAACCCGTTTTCTGCCAGTCTGGACGATGAAAACACCAGTGATGTTGCCGAAGAAATTACGAGTATCCTGCAGGATTTCAAGGATATTTTCCTGAAGGATGGCATGTTTAAAGTGCTGGCAAAGAGCGATGATGTGGAGCTGAATAATGTTGTAAAGTTTAGAATAATCTCTCTGTTTAGACTAGTGATAGCAAACTCGACGGGACCGTTTTTAACGCACAGAGATGTAACATCCATACTCTGCAGTATAATGCCAGAGTATAATTCCGACTTTGTTAAAATATCGCAAGCTTCTGGTGAACTACTCAGAGCTATGAATGCATACTTTTTAAGGTTTCTCATCCCAAAGGGCACAAGAATCGGAACCACAGAAACGTTGTCGCTTTGCAATGGAACCGGAAGCGAGGGAATCCGCCCTCTGCTAAGTTACTACACGAACAATATTCTCACGAGAGTAATGGACTCTCTGGAGAATCATCGCGCTGCAATGGACATTATATACATCCTCACATCCTTTGAGAATACAAACTTTAATCCAAAGCTCCTGTTCGACCTTGTGGTTGCACTTTGCAAACATTTTGACTACGTCCAGCTGATTCAAAAGGCTGAGACCAAGAGTATCACACTTTCTCACTTTTACTCCTTCAATTACATTTTGTGCTTTATCAAAAAGTATGGCATCAGCTACCAAATTGAGAGGGACGTTGATCAAAAAATGAGTAAAAACGCTAGTCAGAAGGAAGCTGATGATATCATAGAAACGGGAGAGGGAGATGTTGTGTTATCCATTGTAACGCTGATAATTACAAGGGTGAGATACCACATTATACACCTGGACCATCTCGGCTACTCTGGACTGCTGGCTCTATACCGCTGTCTGATTTTGCTCCTGTCAAACCAGTACATTTTGGGTATAAGAGTCCACGAGGTTTGGGACTGTCTGTCGCACTCGTTTGAGATGAACGCACGCAACTTTCGGAACGTTTCCATCATTCTCGACATTTTCGTCTTTTTGGCTACTCACCTCTACGATTTTCTTGAGCGCAGGTTAGTCTTTATACTTCATTTACAGTGTATTAGGACTCTGGAAATCGTTGAACAACTGGAAGAAATGGTCCTTGCGGACCCTCAGATCGTGACTGATGCGGACGAGGTCAATGGCACAATTCGCTTCAAATGCTACTCCAAGATCCTCCAACTCACTGAAATCATCTCATCACACGTTGAAAACAGGGCCATGTTTGCCAAAATCGCCGTAATCGCACTCAAAATGTCATCGCAAAAGACCTGCAAGAGTCTCACCGCCAGGGTTGTCACGATATTCAATCACCTTTCCCGCAAGAATCCTACGCTAATACGACGTCTAGTCTTAGAATTCGGCAAGGGCAAGGCCATGAATCGAGCGTTTATCAAGTTCGCACTCAAACGAGACTTTTGCTCAGCCATTCCCATCCTGAGAATCGAACCTCAGGTCAGCACGAGCGAATGGGAGCCCCGGCTGATTCTGAGACTGGAGCCACACACTGGCGCCAAATCAGTCTGA
- a CDS encoding hypothetical protein (encoded by transcript BEWA_004570A), whose protein sequence is MGGHGGLNILPQKKWNVYRHDRQYEVKFDEHRDIEGKLREKESSKRSGLKNSLVELRREAQASKNKHQEDQVYTEKGRKRKHDSDRKHSDSRKDDGDSRSLAEASHISDDEEDARLVLEFDKKVTGRHINLFEDAEREFEQRAKKRREELIKSGCYVYNSKDKKNLNIYVDDDSAKLVPDFNRRPTPWYMKPKTDYSTKSAVEYEAVEPQIAETSIGAKTIKDLRAERMARESSERERALALLG, encoded by the coding sequence ATGGGAGGCCACGGTGGTTTGAACATTTTACCTCAGAAAAAGTGGAACGTTTACCGCCATGACCGCCAGTACGAAGTAAAGTTTGACGAACATCGCGATATCGAGGGTAAACTGCGAGAGAAGGAGTCTAGCAAGAGGTCTGGTCTCAAGAATTCACTCGTTGAGCTCCGCAGAGAAGCACAGGCCTCCAAGAATAAACACCAAGAGGATCAAGTCTACACTGAAAAGGGAAGAAAGAGGAAACACGACTCGGATAGGAAGCATTCCGATAGTAGAAAGGACGACGGGGATTCCCGGAGTCTAGCAGAGGCTAGTCACATTTCTgacgatgaagaagatgcaAGGCTAGTACTAGAGTTTGACAAAAAGGTTACTGGCCGCCATATTAACCTCTTTGAGGATGCCGAAAGAGAGTTTGAACAGAGAGCTAAAAAGAGACGAGAAGAACTCATCAAGAGCGGGTGCTACGTCTACAACTCCAAGGACAAGAAGAATTTAAACATTTATGTAGATGATGACTCGGCAAAACTCGTTCCAGATTTCAATCGCAGACCAACCCCGTGGTATATGAAACCCAAGACGGACTATTCTACCAAAAGCGCCGTAGAATATGAAGCTGTTGAACCGCAAATTGCAGAAACAAGTATCGGCGCAAAGACCATAAAGGACCTGAGGGCAGAGAGAATGGCCCGTGAAAGTTCCGAGAGGGAACGGGCTCTAGCACTATTAGGGTAG
- a CDS encoding ethanolamine-phosphate cytidylyltransferase, putative (encoded by transcript BEWA_004580A), with translation MVGPEQLRDSRIYVDGVFDLIHWGHLNALRQSHELGGKVVVGVVSDEETNRAKGIYPIYSQEERAELVKGCKWVDDAIVGTPYDVSLNFLHNVAKCDVVAHGDDIAIGSSGKDCYEEPKNAGKFVYFKRSCGVSTSTTLFRLIEALESERFSHLGELERGISVDFEQCLRRNEEEMINEGFLEEDNETKRTIRYPRCCMSANLFGKFIPNIPRPPNGRIVYVDGSFDVFHNGHLRLLEKAKAMGDYLVVGIYDDQTVRTLKGSPFPFTNLLDRALIVSAMKYTDDLILGAPYIITRSFIKTMGITLVVAGTSDDNSLIRKKLNPHKDPKELGIMHYIDSGSSTTSMDIIKRVSKRMKHIRENISNRYKREKMNGTH, from the exons ATGGTAGGGCCTGAGCAGCTGAGGGACTCTAGAATCTACGTCGACGGTGTATTCGATCTAATCCATTGGGGACATTTAAACGCTCTCCGCCAATCGCATGAATTAGGAGGTAAAGTCGTTGTAGGAGTCGTCTCAGACGAAGAAACCAACAGAGCAAAGGGAATCTACCCAATCTACAGCCAGGAAGAAAGAGCAGAACTCGTTAAAGGCTGCAAATGGGTTGACGACGCCATCGTTGGCACACCGTATGACGTATCGCTAAACTTTTTACACAATGTAGCAAAATGCGACGTTGTTGCCCATGGCGACGATATCGCTATCGGAAGCAGTGGGAAGGACTGCTACGAAGAACCCAAAAATGCAGGAAAATTTGTCTACTTTAAACGCTCATGTG GAGTGAGCACATCTACAACGTTGTTTCGCTTGATAGAGGCGCTCGAGAGCGAACGCTTTTCTCACCTGGGAGAGCTCGAAAGAGGAATTTCCGTGGATTTTGAACAATGTTTGAGGAGAAACGAAGAGGAAATGATAAACGAGGGGTTTTTAGAAGAAGACAACGAGACTAAAAGAACTATTCGCTATCCCAGATGTTGCATGAGTGCGAACCTCTTTGGAAAGTTCATCCCAAATATTCCCAGACCACCAAATGGGCGCATTGTTTATGTAGATGGAAGTTTTGATGTCTTCCACAATGGGCATCTGCGATTATTGGAAAAAGCAAAGGCGATGGGAGACTATCTAGTTGTAGGAATCTATGATGATCAAACTGTTCGGACACTCAAAGGATCCCCGTTTCCCTTTACAAATCTCTTGGATCGCGCACTCATTGTTTCAGCAATGAAGTATACTGATGATCTCATTCTAGGGGCTCCCTATATTATCACTCGCTCATTCATCAAG ACCATGGGAATCACCCTAGTCGTAGCTGGAACTTCAGATGATAATAGTCTAATTAGAAAAAAGCTCAACCCACACAAAGACCCAAAGGAGCTTGGAATCATGCACTATATAGACTCTGGTTCATCAACAACTAGCATGGATATCATCAAACGAGTATCAAAGAGGATGAAACACATTAGGGAAAACATTTCTAACCGCTATAAACGTGAAAAAATGAATGGAACACACTAA
- a CDS encoding hypothetical protein (encoded by transcript BEWA_004590A) produces MAPYKKEMQRYKSPNELYHSFTIDLDCTVISYWLKENHCSVELTRPYDNKEYVEVKHAPKNCDKYLVTKVVLNDEIILDKANLPSEPITEFSAYYSHSDPNLRNPLLLVLTKTVSNLDLFLLKKKEIVKIYYFRDKQGKWYGYTLDSIYSIYYFFGIEFDKKETKLNNFTGNIMRTLNQCNGRLFTLFYVEKDGFDVRDFCYPKQGPYERYCREFKEHNEHEDPPINFYPGTAHVTPRDENVHVDHSAETARVGVAGAFKHPDDEIMTVTTYEESSISRKIHAAQRTLEVVEGAMAGLVLMLLFTISMYHLSKAVHRKV; encoded by the coding sequence ATGGCTCCTTATAAGAAGGAAATGCAACGATATAAATCACCAAACGAACTCTATCATTCCTTCACCATTGACCTCGACTGTACAGTAATTTCTTATTGGCTCAAGGAAAACCACTGCTCTGTAGAGCTTACTAGACCGTACGATAACAAGGAGTACGTAGAAGTGAAGCATGCACCCAAAAACTGCGACAAGTACCTGGTAACAAAGGTCGTCTTGAACGATGAAATCATCCTCGATAAAGCTAATCTTCCGTCTGAACCAATTACAGAATTTAGCGCCTATTACAGCCACAGCGATCCAAACTTGAGAAATCCCCTATTGCTCGTTTTAACAAAGACAGTCAGTAATTTGGACCTGTTTCTGTTGAAGAAAAAAGAGATTGTAAAGATATACTACTTTAGAGACAAGCAAGGGAAATGGTACGGCTATACTCTAGACTCCATATACTCCATCTACTACTTCTTTGGGATCGAGTTTGACAAGAAGGAGACGAAGCTCAACAACTTTACCGGGAATATAATGAGAACACTAAACCAGTGCAATGGGAGACTCTTTACCCTCTTTTACGTGGAGAAGGACGGTTTTGACGTGAGGGATTTTTGCTACCCTAAACAGGGGCCTTACGAAAGGTACTGCCGTGAGTTTAAAGAGCACAATGAGCACGAAGATCCTCCCATAAACTTTTACCCTGGAACTGCCCATGTCACACCCAGAGACGAAAATGTGCATGTAGATCATTCCGCGGAAACAGCGAGAGTAGGTGTGGCTGGAGCATTTAAACATCCCGATGACGAGATTATGACAGTCACCACTTACGAAGAGAGTAGCATTTCAAGGAAAATACACGCCGCCCAGCGTACACTTGAAGTGGTGGAAGGTGCGATGGCAGGCCTCGTGTTAATGCtccttttcaccatttcCATGTACCATTTGAGCAAGGCGGTACACAGAAAGGTGTAG
- a CDS encoding hypothetical protein (encoded by transcript BEWA_004600A): MSGEVETCGSDLIISQNAGNCGSSGDYPKDCTLVDLKDDFLLRKLVKHSKSVGSTHFSSAASSIENRRNFIRQTSYPVASESLDKIEACDPRFSNGTKSKLLLLNDKLAGFERQMELQAKQRRKLEESRLYNINESLDKLQNAITLETKRRMETIKALNGIFESLIASVQTKVESLFMPKLDQLESVVQSLSDRIDNIQSNVGENESRFINIIESNCITLERNLSNVQKSFESEKIARQEREQHITKKLSEIEFETDLAIKEETDKMNATYQGLKNDTNELRRYIHDSTTELKSTIMDEIANLNNSLILESRAREDADDDIVQALHNYAKILADTHGIAIS; encoded by the exons ATGAGCGGAGAAGTGGAGACTTGCGGCTCGGATTTGataatatcgcaaaatgcCGGCAATTGCGGGTCTAGCGGCgattatccaaaggattGCACTTTGGTCGACCTGAAGGACGACTTTCTGCTGAGGAAACTCGTCAAACACTCAAAGTCGGTTGGATCCACGCATTTTTCCTCCGCAGCGAGTTCCATAGAAAACAGAAGGAATTTTATTCGACAGACGTCCTATCCAG TAGCAAGCGAGTCACTGGACAAGATAGAGGCGTGTGATCCGAGGTTCAGCAACGGCACAAAGTCCAAGCTGCTGTTGCTAAACGATAAACTGGCCGGTTTCGAGCGACAGATGGAGCTCCAGGCCAAACAGAGACGCAAACTTGAAGAATCGAGGCTCTACAACATCAACGAGTCCCTAGACAAGCTGCAGAATGCCATCACACTCGAGACCAAACGACGCATGGAAACCATCAAGGCTCTCAACGGG ATATTCGAGAGTCTGATAGCGTCGGTGCAGACCAAGGTGGAGTCGCTCTTTATGCCAAAGCTGGACCAGTTGGAGAGTGTGGTCCAGTCGCTCTCGGACCGCATAGACAATATCCAAAGCAACGTTGGCGAGAATGAATCGCGCTTTATCAACATTATCGAATCAAACTGCATCACACTCGAGAGGAACCTATCAAATGTACAG AAATCCTTTGAAAGCGAAAAGATTGCGAGACAGGAGCGTGAGCAGCACATTACGAAAAAGCTCTCAGAGATTGAGTTTGAGACGGACTTGGCAATAAAGGAAGAGACGGACAAGATGAATGCAACCTACCAGGGCCTAAAGAACGACACAAATGAGCTCAGGAGGTACATTCACGACTCGACAACTGAGCTTAAATCTACGATTATGGACGAAATCGCAAACTTGAACAATTCACTGATATTGGAGTCGAGGGCCAGGGAAGATGCAGACGATGACATTGTCCAGGCTCTGCACAATTACGCCAAGATCCTAGCAGATACTCATGGTATCGCCATTTCTTGA
- a CDS encoding WD domain, G-beta repeat domain-containing protein (encoded by transcript BEWA_004610A), whose product MAASLKLLGSKTEHRGCINSVKFDSSGVYCMTAGNDRTIRLWNPSKQLHIKKFFGKVPILVTCVAGPHNYEVNDVCLSEDNKNFVSVGAEHSAFLWDTLEGKVVRKYNHGGLFLCSCLNATDGVR is encoded by the exons ATGGCAGCTTCTTTGAAGCTTTTAGGGTCAAAAACTGAGCACAGGG GATGCATAAATAGCGTCAAATTCGACTCTAGTGGAGTTTATTGTATGACTGCCGGGAATGATCGGACGATTAGGCTCTGGAATCCCTCAAAACAACTGCAcattaaaaaatttttCGGTAAAGTGCCCATTCTCGTCACATGTGTCGCAGGTCCTCATAACTATGAAGTTAACGACGTCTGCTTGAGTGAAGATAACAAGAACTTTGTCTCTGTCGGCGCCGAGCATTCGGCCTTTCTCTGGGACACCCTAGAAGGGAAGGTCGTACGCAAGTACAATCACGGAGGTTTGTTTCTATGCTCTTGTCTGAATGCAACCGATGGCGTAAGATAG